The DNA window TCGCTAAGCTACCCGACCTCGTCCGCCCGAGTGACAGGAATCCGAAAAGCAGGGCAGTCCCAGTCGAGATCGCTAGCACAACCAACAGAACGGGTAAATCGATCCTAAGATCACTTGTCCGCGGGATGCTGGTTGGGTAGGCCCGGATTAGCATCTTCAAGCCAGCGTTGGCCAGCCACAAACCCAGGATGCCACCGGCCCCGGCCATCACCACACCTTCGGTAATCGACTGCCGGAGCAACCGGCCGCGGCTGGCGCCAAGAGAAGTGCGCAGTGCAAACTCGCGGCTGCGTGATCCGGCGCGAGCCATCACCAAGTTTGTAAGATTCGCGCAGACGATCAGCAGAACAAATCCAACGGCGGCCTGCAGAACCCAGATTGCCCGGCTGGCATTTCCAACAATCGCATCCTGGAGCGTCCGCAACCGGAGCGTGTGGTCGATTGAGCGGATAGGGCGCTTGATGGGGACATGGTCCGTCACACCGGCACGATCACCCCAGTTTTCCAGAAATGCGCTCAACTCCGCCTGTGCCGCCTCCGCGCTGGCGCCGTCTTTCCGCCTCGCAACAACGTACAGGACATGCGCTTCGCGTTGCCGCGCCGCATTGGGGTGGAGCCAGAGGGGTAACCAAATCTGGGTGTGATGATCCATCACGTCGGCCCCAGGTGGCATAATGCCAACAATTTCGTGAGGGCGGCCTTCGATTTCCACCTTCTGTCCGATGATTGGCCGTCCTCCAAATCCGGTTCGCCACAGTTCGTGCGAGAGCATTGCGATCGGTGGCGGTAGTGTTCCGGTCCAGCGAGCGGTTTCTTCGTCCCGGAAAAAGCGTCCGTGCTCCGGCTGAATCCTGAGCGCCTTGAGCAAAGGTGCATCGACTGAGATTGAGCGCACCCGCAGAGGGCGATCCCCCGCCGTCAGGTTCACCTCCCCAGTAGTGTATGCGGCACCGCCGGTAGAATAAGCGCCAACATCCGCGAATGACTGGTTCATCTGGCGGAACTCCAGGTACTCTGGCGCGGAGAGTGCAGTTCCAGTTGCTCCCGTGACCGGAGATTCCGCGGTCAGATACATCAATTGATCGGGCTTAGGATAGTCCAGTGGACGCAGGAGCACCCCATGTACGATCGTGAAGATCACAGTGGTGACGCCGAACCCAAGAGCCAACGTGGTAACGACTACGGCAGTGAACCCTAAGCTCTTTGCTAATGATCGAATCGTATGACGGACGTCCCGTACAAAATCTTCAACAAAGTTTACGCTGCGCATATCCCGGCACTCCTCTTTGTATTGCGTGGCGCCTCCGATCGTTCGCCGCGCGGCCCAGCGGGCGGCCTCGGGCGTCATGCCGGATGCAATGTTCTCTTCGATGAGCTGATCCAGGTGGAAAGCAAGTTCGGCTTCAAGCTCGAACTCGACCTTCCGGCGGCGGAACAGCGACCGAAGCCGCAAACGGGCTTTGTCCAAAATCCGCATGGCTAAGCCTCCTGGACCACGACGTTGATGGCCGCCGATAGCCGAACCCAGTTCGCCAATTCCTTTTCCAGTTGTTCTCGTCCCGAAGGCGTCAGCGAGTAGAACTTAGCCATACGCCCGGTCTCAGTCGTCCGCCACTCGGCCTCAATCCAGGCCTGCTGTTCCAGACGGTGTAGCGCCGGGTACAGAGACCCCTGTTGGATCTGGAGAGCATCTTGTGAAACCAGTTGGATGCGCTTGGCAATCGCCCAGCCATGTTTGGGTTCGAGCGAGATGGTCTTGAGAATCAAGAGATCGAGAGTGCCTTGGACAAGATCGGTTGGCTTTGCCATACGCCTAGACTACCAACAATTGTAGATAATCTGAATATCATCCCTCAGGCTGGCCTGAGTGACGGACGACAGGCGTCGAGAGCAAGCAGCTACTTCGATCTTGGCTTTGGTCCATGTTTTCAACTGGAGATCTCGACGTAGTTCGTACGAACCGAAGCCTGGCAGAACGCTGTACTGCACGGAGTGATTGAGTATCGCCTGAGCTTCAGGTTGGGAGTTTCCGGTTCACTCCGCCTTCGGATTCGGGCGTGCCGCCGAGGTCTGATCGATGAAGAACAAGCTATCGTATCGCTCTGTGATCACTTGCTCGAAGATTGTATAGTTCGGCGCGTCCTCATCAAAACGCCCCATGATGTTGCGTGTGGAATGCTTCACGCCGAGCCACTCAGCGACGGGACCAGTTCTCGGGGCACCCCGCAGATCCAGGGCAAACAGCGGTGTGCCGCTCGCTGCCAGCGTGGCATCCAAGCTTCCCGCCGGAAGCGGGCCAACCGTAAAATTCTCCATCCCTCCATTCCTTGCCCCTGCCCGGAACGAGCCCTGGTTGAAAGCAAAGCCAAAGGTGACCAACTTGTCTCCGTACATCTTTCGCAGCACCGCTCCCATGCTGTTATCTGGCCCCGTCATGACGTGAAAATTGTGAGCTGACAGAACGATCTTGGCGCCCTTCGACTGATTGAGAATCCACTTTAGGTTGGCCGCCATGCTCGCGTCGCGCATCGCCATGGATAATGGCCCATTCCTCATGTTGGCGGCCTGCTGGATAAACTGCCGCACAATATGCGCGTTCTGGATCGCCCACTCGAGGCCAGCGCGCGGGCGCTGAGCCTCCAAACGCTTCACGACCTTCTCCCACTCAATCGCAATTTCCGGATCCACTGCTCTCGGATTCAGGGCAAGCGCCATCTTTGAGGCGTGCGCCAAAGCGGGTGCGTAATCCACATCTGCCTTCTCTACGAAATCACGCACGATCTTGAGGGCAAGAGTGGGATTCTGCATATCAAAGCCTGTGAACTCGATACGTCCTTTTCCCGATTTGTTGTAGTCTCGCATCCACAGCACCATGTCGAGCACTTCCTGTGTGTCCCACAGCGTGAGCGGACCTTTGAGAAGCTTCGCCGGATCGCCCTCTCCCTTGAGGACGAAATCGTTCAGGCGATACGACTCTGGCATGCTCGCTTCGAGTGAGAAGATCGAAAAGCCCATCTGTGTAACGAGGAACTCCAGCATCCGGTGCTTCAGATGGAAGAATTCCCGTGTGCCATGCGTTGCTTCGCCGAGCGCCACAATGCGCGCATCACCCACGATCTTCTTCAGCGGCTCCATGTCCTCAAACCCGTGCCCTGCAACCGGCGTTGCCAGCGGGATTGCAGCGCGGCGAATCCACTCTGAGACGGCATCGGATGGACTCGGCGTCATGGGGAGGTTGCTCTTCGTATTCTGGGCAAGTGCAAGGGCTGCACCGGCAGTTGCTGCCAAGGCGGCACGTCGAGAGAGTCTCATGCCCATACCAGACGCGGGGCTCTTTTAGAAAGTTTGCCCGGCAGTGGGTACTGCTAAAAATTCGAGTGGGCCGGATCGACACCTTTTGCGACTGATCCTTGGCCGGGGAGCGAGCAGAATCTCCATTCGGATATGCTCAGGTAAATCCAGATCGTGTCCAGTTTAGCGGCAAACGGAGGAGCCCTCCCTGTGAACTATAGATCTCGAAAGGGAAAGGTGGAGCGATGAAGAGAACAGCATTGCTGCGATTCGACGGCGCTGTCGAGCGGGATCCTGCTATCGATGTCTGGATGAAAGAGCATGCCGGTGAATTGGGAGCCATTGCGCATCAATGGTTTGAGGCGATGCGGAAATGCGGAGACGAAGTCCGGGAGCTCTTTCATGACGGCTGTCCAGTTGCCTGTTTGGGAGATGTCCCCTTCGGCTACGTCAATGTATTCACTTCGCATGTCAACGTGGGGTTCTATCAGGGGGCATCGCTGCCGGATCCGGCTCACTTGTTGCAAGGCGCCGGCAAGTTTATGCGCCATGTGAAGATCCGGCCGGGAACGGCCACAAACGCCGCAGCACTACGCCAGCTCATTGATGTGGCTTACTCGGATATCAAGGTGCGCGTCGAACACGGCTAGCACCTGAAGAGGGCAACGCGGGTAGGAACCATCAGATTCGTAACAGTATGTCGTAGTTAGTTGTCGTGGCTGGATTGCCCACGATGCAGGAGCGACCAGACCACAGCGTGGGGCTCGACTTCGGCATCTCATGCGAGCGCCTACCAGGACTGACATACGCTCGCCCGAAACACTTGCCTCCTTCGTTGCGGTACGAAGGACCCTGTCTTACTCGTGCCGCAGAGCCACCAGCGGGTCAATTCGAGACGCTCGCCTTGCCGGCACATAGCCAGCGAGAATCGCGGCGCCGAGGAGGACAGTACCTGCCAGCGCCAGGATTCCCGGATCATTGGGCTGGGTTCCGAACAGCAACGATTTGACAAAGCGGGATGCGCCTAACGCAACAGGCACGCTGATCGCCAGTCCCACTGCGGCCAGGAGGAGAACGCGGCGCAGAACCATCCAGATCATAGCGCCGCGTTTCGCGCCCAGAGCCATACGGATTCCAATCTCACTAACCTGCCGCGCGACGCTGTAGGACATCGTTCCGTAGAGTCCCACACAGGCAGTCAGCAGCGCGAGAACCGCGAAACCCGTGCATAATTTCGCGAACGTGACTTCCCGGCTGATCGTTCGATCAATTTCCGCAGCCTGTGTGACCACCTTAGTGAGGGGTATGGAGGAATCTGCCTCCCGCACGATCTCACGCACATTCCTGACATACAGCAGCGGATCGCCCGTGGTACGCAGCGCATAGGTCATTCCGCCAGGAGAAATCTGGCTGGCCGCCACAAACACGGTCATAGAGCTCTCCTCTTTCAGACTGCCGTGCCGCAGGTTAGCCGACACACCGGTGATTTCGAGATCGCGCTTCTCATCCAGGAACGTGATTCGTCGGCCCACTGGGTTTTCGTTCCCGAAGTAAGTCCGTGCCAGCCGCTCGCTGATGACTGCAACCGGTGTGGAGCCCGGCTGGTCGCGGTCGTCAATCTCACGCCCAGCGAGGACCGGGATCTGCATCGTCGTGAGGAAACGCGGTCCGGCGACCAGGACGCGCGCGCCTTCGACGGTAACAGCGCCGATCTTTATGGGCCCCCTGTATGTGACCCCGGCACGGTCGGCGCTGATGATCGAAGCGTGCGAAAGCGTTGCGCTATTCACTCCAGGGATCGATTCGAAACGTTTGCGCAGATCCGCGTAGAAAGTGGCAATCTCCGGGTCGCGATGCCCGGCCTGCCGCGCATTCAACGAGAACAGAAGGATGTTCTCGCGGGTGTACCCCAGTTGGACGGAGTGCAGCTTATGGAGCGTCTGGACAAACAAACCCGCGGCAACGAGGATGAGAAAAGACATCGCAATTTGGGCAACCACCAGGACGTGCTGCATGCGACGGCGCGATCCGCCCCCGCGGCTAATCTTTAGCTCTGGTATGACGTCCGGACGCGTCGACTGAATCGCTGGGACGAGGCCAAATAACAGGCCACAAACCACGGAGAGCGCCGCCGTCATAGCCAGCACCTTCCAGTTCAATTCCGCGTGCAGCGTAAAGTTCTCCTGCCCCTTGGAGAACAGAAAGGTCAGCGATTGCACGCCCCAGATCGCAAACAAGACCCCGAATGCTCCGCCGAGCGACGCCAACATGACACTCTCGGTCAGCAACTGCCGCACGATGCGGAAGCGCCCCGCTCCCAAGCTGAGCCGGACCGCCATTTCGCGGCGCCGCGCGGCTGCCCGTGCCAGCAGCAGGTTGGCGATGTTTGCGCATGTGATCGCCAGAATCAATCCCACCATCGCCAGGAGCACAGATAGAGGCTTGGAATACTCGCGGCGCAAGCTGCCCAGACCGGCGGCCCCCGGATGCAGCAAGAGCGCGGGCAATTTGACGCGTTCACCGTCGGTCGCCGCCGTGGAGGCAACCCATTGGTGGAAGCGGGGAGCCAGCGCGGCCTGCGCCTGGGCCATGCTGACACCGGGACGCAGGCGGCCCATCATTTCGACCCAATAGTGGTTTCCGTCGCGATAGATGCGCTCCGTTCCGGGTCCGTCCACGAGCAGATTCGTGTGCAATGGAAGGTAAAGGCCCGGCGCCGCCGCCGGGTCGACCCCGAAAAATTCCGGCGGTGCAACGCCGATCACCGTAAAGGGCACGTTATCGACGAGAATCGCTTGTCCAATCGCATTGGACGGCCCTCCAAAGCGCTGCTGGCTTGTCGCAAAACTGATGACGGCGACGGCCGCTGCGCCTGGACGGTCGTCTTCGGAGCCGATCAGCCGTCCCGCAGCCGGCGACACAGCCAACCCGCGAAAATACTCACCGCTGACGTACTCCGCGCTGACGCTCATGGCCTGCCCGCGGATGGACAGGGTACGGTTTCGTCCGTTCACGTATCCGAAAAGCGTCGAAAAGACGGGATTGTCCTCGCGTAGCGTCTCGAACGCCCCATACGGGAATATCCCGGTGACCACGGCGCCTTTGGCGCCCTGCCAGAAAAGGCCGGATACCGAATGGACAACGTGCACCCAATCCTTACTCGCGCCCTGGGGCGGCTGGCTATGCCAGTTCAAAACCACCAGCGACTCAGGATCGGCCACCGGCAGCGAGCGCAACAGAATCGACTCCATAAAACTGTAGATCGCAGTATTGGCCCCGATGCCGAGCGCCAGCGACAAGACCGCCAAAGCGCTGAATGCCTTGTTGGTGGCCATGGTCCGAAAGCCATAGCGGATATCCTGACCCAGTTCCGACCAGAATCGTGTCAGCCAAATCTCCCGTGACTCTTCGTGCTTGAGGCCGAGGTTGCCAAATCGCCGGCGTGCTTCCGCCCGGGCGTGATCTGCCGTCATCCCGTCTGCTTCCAGTTCCGCGGCTCTTTCCGCCAGATGGAGTTCCAGTTCTTCACGCAGCGTCTCGCTGCGCCTGGCGCTTTCTATCCAATACTTCAACCGTCGGAACATGTCCGTCACTCCGTTCCCATCACGCGCGCGATCGCGAGCGTGAGTTTGGCATACTGCCGGGTTTCAACGGCTAGCTGTTTGCGGCCAGCCGCCGTAATGGTGTAGATCCTCGCCCGCCGATTGTTCGACGTCACGCCCCAGACACCGTCGATCCAGCCGTTGAGCTCCAGCCGTTGGAGGGCGGGATACAACGAGCCCTCCTCGACAAGGAGTTCATTGTCGGAGGATTGTTGGATGAACTGGACGATGCCGTATCCATGGAGGTCGCGCAGCGACAGCGTCCGCAGAATCAACATGTCCAGGGAACCGGGTAATGAATCGTTCTTTTGCGCCTTGCGTCCCATACCAAGAATTCTTAGCTTATGGCCACGAGAATGCGCGCGTCAAGTTCAGGTTGTTTAGCCCTCGAGCCGCTGATGGTTTGGGCAAGTGGTGCGCATGCCCTGTCAACCGGAGATGATCCGATGAACGAGAAGTCGCCACGGCCTCTGTCTCGATTGCTCCTGGATCACGCGCGATTCGCCAATGGACAGCTAGCCGGCGACTTCGCCAGAAGTGGAGCACCCGTGCCCGCGCTGCGAAAATTGAAGGGAAGCACGCTGTATGCTCCTGATTCCAAAAGCATCACTTTAGGTGGATTCCGTCATTGCGAGCGCGATGTCCAGGCATACCCTTGCCATCGTTGGATCGTCGAAGCCTCGTGTTGAGAATCAGGAAATCGCGCCCGGTGTGGCCCAAGAACACGTTGTGGTTTTTCCTACCGGCGCGACATCGCAGTTTGCGCCTCAGAAATTCCAAGCGATGCCGAAAGGTCGAAGCGCGTACACTGGTCGAGCGACTCGACCCTAAACCGGCGGTTTTCGTGGACTCTCCGATCGATCTCGCGGCGATCGTTCTACCGCCATAGCCCGGTGCGGAGGATTGCTTTGCCGTGTTGGACCAACAAGCAGCGATGCGGACGAAGGCTGCGCAAGTTGGCGCACTCGGCTCCCCATGGGCATGCAAGATTCTGCTCGGCCCAAACTACATGGCCACGCCAGAGCACTTTTTCGGCCCCTTGGACAGGAATGCCGGCATGAACCCTGGCAGGATTTCACGGTGCTTATGAAATGGACCACCAGCCAGGGCCGATAGTGTGCTTTTTCGAAAGAAAGTAACGATGGCTCGCGTAATATACCCCGATCAAAATCCATGCTCAATCACGCGCGATGCGGAGGTTGAGCGATGATTCCCGAACAGTCGAGAGTAGGACGGTTTCAATTCTGGAGTTGCATCGACAGTCTGATGCCGCTCGCGTGTTCGGGGCGGAATATGAGGGCAAATACGAAGAGCCTCCCAGGAGGGGAGGCTCAGACTTGCATTCGAATTTGATATCGATCGACTAAAGACTGGAACTGGAGCTGGAGCGCACTCGACCGGCGCCGAGGAGTCTCAGATCGCTGTCGGTGAGGCTGTCATGACGTTCGTCGAAAACCTTCCAGAGTTCGTCTTTTCCAGATACGAGCAGGTCGGTTCCGGCTTCAGCCCACTTGCCCAGATTCTCCATGCGGCTCTCGCCAAGATCCACCAGTTCGGCAATCTTGAGATTGTAATGGTCGACGCGGTAGTAGGCGTAAGCTGCGGCCTTGAACGCATTGAGCCAGTCCTGACAGGAGATTTCACCTGATCCGGAATCGGCCTGATTCAGTTTCCGGAGAGCGGCGTCGAGTTCCTGATAGGCAGCCTTCTGCTTTGTGATGTTGGAATCGATCTTTGTCGCCAATTCAGACAAGGACTTGGACATGAACTTTGCGTTCACTGCGCTGGCAGACTCGCCTTCGGCTTTGAAAACACCCGCCTTGAGGCGCTTTTGACGGATCTTGGCGCTGATCTTGTCGACTCCAAAGCTGAGCACACTCCCAACCAAGGGAACTCTTCCGGCGAGAAACCGGATCGCCATGGTGGGCGACTTGCGCATCATCTTGCGGCCGGTAAATCGAGCGCTCGTCTGGAGGCGGCTGGTGAAGTTGTGGCTGTTCCGCCAGGCGGCGGCTTCCGCCTCCTCCATGATCTGGTTGAATTCATCTTGGCTTGGCATTGTGTGGGTACGCACAGCTTATCACTGCCATGGAGAAAGCAACTACAAGCCCAAAGAAAAGGCACTAGCGATTGATTCAGATCGATTAAGAAATTTATGAAAAAACAAATAACCTAAGGCATTTCACCTATTCACCCTAGAGCCATCCGTCTAGAAAAAACAAAAATATTCATGGCCAGATTGTTACGAATTGGACGGGCGCTCGCCCGTCCAATTCGTTGCATGTGCTAGAACGCGAAGCGGAGACCGAGTTCGACCACTCGCGGGGCGCTCACCGAGGTGATTTTTCCGAAGGTGGTTGTATTCAACTGCGTCGTGTCCGGGTTGTTCAGATTCGCGTGGTTGAACAGATTGTAGAACGAGGCCCGGAATTCAAGACGCCGGCGCTCCGTAAAGCGGAGTTGCTTTTGCAGTGCCAGGTCGGTGTTCCAGGTGCCAGGACCACGCATGAAGCCGATGCCTGTATTGCCGAAAGTTCCGGGGGCGTTTTGCGCGAAAGCGGCCGGGTTGAACCAGGCGCTCATCTGGTCCTGACGGCTGCGGTCGCCGGAAAGGTGCCAGTTGCCGATGACGTCCGCCGTGTCGCCGCCAATGGCGCTGAGGGAATTGTCACGGCCGGCGCGGATGGTGAGCGGCGATCCACTGACCGCATTGGCGATGCCGCTCAACTGCCAGCCACCAATCGTGTAGCGCTGCCATTTGGGAGAGCCTGCATTCGCAAACGGCAGATCCCACATCGCCGAGACGATGAAGTTGTGCGTTCGATCGAGGCCAAGCGGACCGTAGTCCGATTGGTAGTTGTAGGGATTGCGCGGGCCGTTGCTGCCTTCGCCATTTGAGACGTTCACGCCCATCGCCTTGGACCAGGTGTAGGAGCCGAGGACACTGAAGCCTTTCGCATATCGACGGTTCATCACCACTTGCATCGCATTGTAGTTGGAGCTGAAGGCGCTGAGCGTGTTGTTGATCTGACCGAACTGCGGGTAGAGACGGCGGGTCTGGGTGTTCGCAATCGTGGACTGGCCGGGGATGTATTGCGCAAAGTTCGATTCGACCGTCGAGAAGAGGTTCACCGAGGAGCTGCCGATGTAGTTTAGTTCGAGCGCAGTTCCTTTTCCGATCGCCTGTTGCAGCGAGAGGCTCCATTGGTAATCGGACTGCGTCTTGAAGGGTAGGCTCCAGGTGGTTTCGTTCGCGGTGGGAACGAAGTCGGCATTTTTGAGGTTGGCGCCCGAGGGACGCGGGAAGGGGCTAACGCCGTTGAAGGGCGCATTGGCGAAGATGTTGTAGGCATCGCCGCTGACAACGGTGAGATCGGTGGTGTAAGGCTGGATCAGCGTAAAGCGGTTGAGGCTGATGCCACGGGTCATCGGGACGAAGTACTTGCCACCGCCGAGGCGGATGGAAGTTTTGCCGTCGCCGAAGACGTCCCAGGCGATGCCGAGACGCGGCGCGATGTTATTCCAGCGGCTGCCGACCACACTCTGCGGGACGTTGGGGTCGCCTGCGAAGAGCAGTCCTTGCGGGGCCTTGGGGAAGAGCTGCGATTGCTTGCCGGGGGCGAAGAGCATCATCTGGCCGTCTTCAGAGACATAGCCGTTGTAGGGTTCCCAACGGACGCCGATGTTGAGGGTGACGCGGCGGCTGAGCCGGAAGTCGTCGTGTGCAAAGAGGGCCGGGAGATTCTGGCGCACGCGCGAGGTGAGTCCGGTGACCTGGCGGTAGGAGTTGAATTTGCCGAGCAGGAAGTCGGCTGCGGCGTTGCCCGATTGCGCGCCGGTGAATTGGATGTTGCCGCCGGACTGCCAGTTCTGCAGCTCATTGACGCGGTTGCGGTAATACTCAAAGCCGAAGCTCATCGAGTGTCGGCCTTTGTTCCAGGACAGCGTGTTGTTGATGTGGGTGGTGGGCATGATGTCACGCGTGGGCGCGCCGGTACCGGCCGAGACAAAGCCCGAGATGCCGAGAACCGATTCGGGCGTGAGTCCGAAGCCGGTGTTGATGTTGGCAATGCTGATGGGCAAGCCGAGCCCGGTGAGCGAGAAGTCCTTGCGGGTGAGGAGGCCGAAAGCGCTGCGGACATAGCTCATGCGGAAGGAGTTGACGAGCGACGGCGAGAAGATGTGGTCTTCGCCGAGAGTGTAGTTCTGGAAGCGGGTGGGGAGATCGCAGAGCCAATCGGCAGCAACGCTCGCGCAGGGTTGCACTTGCGGGACGTCGTTATAGAAGGCGCGGAAGTTGATCTTGTCCTTTTCGCTAATGGTGTAATCGAGGCGGCCGATGATCTGGTTCTGGTCGAGACGGTTGCCGCTGGGCGCGAAGCTGTAGAAGTTGGTGGCGTCGTTGGCGCGCGGGAGGTATTTCGCCATGAAGGTGTTGGCAAAGGGGCGGATGCGACTGGCCGGGATCTGGTTGTTGGGGAAGACGGCGCCGGGATTGTCGGGGTCGCGGATGACGGTGCTTTGGCCGGAGAAGTTGCCGAGACGCTCGGCATCGTTCAAGGTGCGGTAGCGGGTGTCGCTGGGGGTGCCGCGGGTCTTGGTTCCCTGGTAGCCGAAGAAGAAGAATAGTTTGTTTTTGACGATGGGGCCACCGAAGGTGCCGCCGTATTGGTTGCGTTTGAAGTCTGCGCGCTTGGCAGCAAAGAAGTAGCGGGCATCGAGTTGGGTGTTGCGAATGAACTCGAAGGCGGAGCCGTGGAATTCATTGGTTCCGGAGCGGGTGACGGCCGAAACCGAGGAGGTGCCGCGGCCGAAGGCGGCCGAGTAGTTGCGGGTGGTGGTGGTGAATTCCTGGAGAGCGTCGGGATTGGGATACTCGTTCGCAATCGAGTAGAAGGAGTTCATGTTGTAGCCACCATCGAGCGTGAAGTTCATGTCGATGTTACGGCCGCCGGAAGTGCTGAAGGTGGACTGCGTCGCGCCGAATTGGCCGCCGGTGCCTGCGTTAACGACGCCGGGCAAGAGGGCGACGAGTTGGAGAGCGTTGCGGCCATTGAGGGGCAGTTGCTCGATGCGCTTGCTGTCCATGAGTTGGGAGACGGAACTGGTGGAGGTGACGACGGGCGGAGGCGTGCCTTCGACCTCGACGGTCTCGCTGACGCTGCCGATTTCGAGTTTGGGACGCACGGTGAGCTGCTGACCGACGGTGAGTTGGAGAGGACCGAGATGGAGTTCGCGAAAGCCTTGGGCGGTGACGTTGATCGAGTATTCGCCGCGGGGAAGATCGATGAAATTGAAGAAGCCTTCGGCGCTGCTTTGGGTATGCCGCGTTTCACCGGTTTGGGTGTTTCGTAGGACGAGGTTGGCGCCGGGTAGAGCGGCTTGGGTGGAGTCGGTAACGGTTCCATTGATGGAGCCGTTGACTTGCGCCAGCAACATTGCTGGCAGAAATATCGCTAAGTATAGACTACAGAGTCTAAATATGTTCATGATGCCCTCCTGAAGAGCAACTGCAGATTCTTGCTGGGACAATATCACATTCGAGGGGCAGGTTCTTCGTTGGAGGCCACAGAATTGCTTCATTTAAGGTCGCCTGGAAACCTCTTAAGCAATTGAAAATAATTGAGATATTTGCTCGGTAGTTTTATCCCTTCGTTTTTGGTGTCTAGGTGAGTTTTGGGATCGGAGGGCGACGAGACATCTACTGCTTATTTCAGTTGATCTCCTCCGGAGGGTGCTGCAGCAGGAGTGCAAGAGGATTTTCTGGGAAATCCATTTAGGAATCGGTGACCGGGTTGCGAGTGTTTCGCGAGTTGGAGATCACGCCGTGCGGGCTCTTGTTAGAGCACGCCACTCAAACGCGAGGCTGCCTGGAGCACGGCCGACAAGTAGAGACACAGGACGGCCAAAGCGGCACAATCGACCAGCCTCAAGCTTTGTGGAGCCTGCCTGAGCGTCATTTTCGAATGGCAGCGCGCGCGAACTCGCTTCTCCCAATCGGCGCTGGGTTTGACAGTTCGCAAGTTGGCCAAGCGTTCAATCACTTGATCTTCGCGATTCGTCATTGGATCACCTCATTCGAAAGGATGCCGCTAGGCAGTTCCTGGTCCTTCAATCGTTGCGCGAGTAGGGCGCGAGCGCGACTCAGGCGTTGGCGCAGGGCTTCCGGGGAGACGCCACAGACGAGGGCGGCATCTAAGGGGCGCAGGCCTTCATAGCCAACCAGCAAGAGGACTTCCCGGTATTTGGGCGGCAACTCCATGAGAGCTGTTTCGAGCCGCTGTTCCAATTCATCGACAACCGCTAAGTCGAGCGGCGAGGACGGGGCGCCGCTTTGGCATAAGGATATCCAATCGCGCGCTTCAGCTTGTTCGCGGGATCTGGAACGGTAGTCGCTGAGGAACAAGTTGCGTGCGACGGTGAAGAGCCAGGGTCCGAGCCGGGTGTCGGGGGCGAGCGTCTTTCCGTTGGAGACCAATCGCAACCAGGTTTCTTCCAGTAAATCCTCGGCAGCGCTGCGGTTTCTTGTCATGCGCAGGAGGAAGTTGAAGAGGCGCAAGTTATAGGCATCGTAGATCGCGTCAAAAGCACGGACATCACCAGCCCGCAACTGTTGGACAAGCGCGACTTCCTGTTCTCGCTCCATAGGAAGCATAACGCCAACCAAGCTTGTTCGTGACAGCTGTCACGAGTTGCGGCTTGCGGCGTTATTCCCAAGTGTAGTCACTGTGACAACAAGTAAGGAGAATCGATATGCGTGGAATTGTTGGAGCGAGCATGGCTTCGCTTTTGGGTTTACTGATTTGCGTGGCGCCGACCCTGGTTGGCGTCTGGTATGCGATTCGGCCGAGCGAGCGGGGGTTGGCGCTGATGAAGCCGCTGACGCTGGCCGCCACGTTTTCGGCGCTCTGTGGACTTGTCTTGGCGATTGCGAATGGCGCTCTCGTTGCCAGCACATTGGCCGATATAAATCTGGCGGGCGTCCGGCTGATAGGAGCCGTTCTGTCGGAAGGGCTTGCGCC is part of the Bryobacter aggregatus MPL3 genome and encodes:
- a CDS encoding PadR family transcriptional regulator; this translates as MAKPTDLVQGTLDLLILKTISLEPKHGWAIAKRIQLVSQDALQIQQGSLYPALHRLEQQAWIEAEWRTTETGRMAKFYSLTPSGREQLEKELANWVRLSAAINVVVQEA
- a CDS encoding erythromycin esterase family protein, whose protein sequence is MRLSRRAALAATAGAALALAQNTKSNLPMTPSPSDAVSEWIRRAAIPLATPVAGHGFEDMEPLKKIVGDARIVALGEATHGTREFFHLKHRMLEFLVTQMGFSIFSLEASMPESYRLNDFVLKGEGDPAKLLKGPLTLWDTQEVLDMVLWMRDYNKSGKGRIEFTGFDMQNPTLALKIVRDFVEKADVDYAPALAHASKMALALNPRAVDPEIAIEWEKVVKRLEAQRPRAGLEWAIQNAHIVRQFIQQAANMRNGPLSMAMRDASMAANLKWILNQSKGAKIVLSAHNFHVMTGPDNSMGAVLRKMYGDKLVTFGFAFNQGSFRAGARNGGMENFTVGPLPAGSLDATLAASGTPLFALDLRGAPRTGPVAEWLGVKHSTRNIMGRFDEDAPNYTIFEQVITERYDSLFFIDQTSAARPNPKAE
- a CDS encoding ABC transporter permease, which produces MRILDKARLRLRSLFRRRKVEFELEAELAFHLDQLIEENIASGMTPEAARWAARRTIGGATQYKEECRDMRSVNFVEDFVRDVRHTIRSLAKSLGFTAVVVTTLALGFGVTTVIFTIVHGVLLRPLDYPKPDQLMYLTAESPVTGATGTALSAPEYLEFRQMNQSFADVGAYSTGGAAYTTGEVNLTAGDRPLRVRSISVDAPLLKALRIQPEHGRFFRDEETARWTGTLPPPIAMLSHELWRTGFGGRPIIGQKVEIEGRPHEIVGIMPPGADVMDHHTQIWLPLWLHPNAARQREAHVLYVVARRKDGASAEAAQAELSAFLENWGDRAGVTDHVPIKRPIRSIDHTLRLRTLQDAIVGNASRAIWVLQAAVGFVLLIVCANLTNLVMARAGSRSREFALRTSLGASRGRLLRQSITEGVVMAGAGGILGLWLANAGLKMLIRAYPTSIPRTSDLRIDLPVLLVVLAISTGTALLFGFLSLGRTRSGSLASALKDGARGVSSTLHDYTRRGLVIAQVAFAVMLVIGAGLLVQTVYNLTKIDAGFDRSRLVTFSMTMPMANSNPDTRAQAYQRILDRLRAIPGVLGTVAMSGLPPHRTPDAVATPIENHISEDGRPSEIVDYYQFVMGDYFRTMGIPIVTGRGFESTDNASQGKLAIVNETLARRIWKGQNPIGKRLRPPGASFGATDDAWHTVIGVAKDVRQQGLERQPGSELYLSLDQHRVSPPSMNVVMRTTLPPTSLSATIERVVSEVDASVPVVRLRDMDSVFAESIRRPRLLAQLLGAFATLALVLSAIGTYGVLSYMVTERRREIGIRIALGAVRSQVLTQIMKQGLQVTAAGIAIGLAGALALNRLISSMLFGIQPTDTVTIAFVIAVITVVAMVASWLPAWRASRVDPNIVLKNE
- a CDS encoding DUF1801 domain-containing protein, producing MKRTALLRFDGAVERDPAIDVWMKEHAGELGAIAHQWFEAMRKCGDEVRELFHDGCPVACLGDVPFGYVNVFTSHVNVGFYQGASLPDPAHLLQGAGKFMRHVKIRPGTATNAAALRQLIDVAYSDIKVRVEHG